A genomic stretch from Pseudomonas sp. MUP55 includes:
- the flhA gene encoding flagellar biosynthesis protein FlhA — protein sequence MLSTARGTLTDLSRGNLGVPLLLLVMLAMMMLPMPPFLLDVFFTFNIALSVVVLLVCVYALRPLDFAVFPTILLVATLLRLALNVASTRVVMLHGQDGHAAAGKVIQAFGEVVIGGNYVVGIVVFAILMIINFVVVTKGAGRISEVSARFTLDAMPGKQMAIDADLNAGLIDQNQAKSRRAEVAQEAEFYGSMDGASKFVRGDAIAGLLILFINLIGGMAVGIFQHGMTFGDAGKVYALLTIGDGLVAQLPSLLLSTAAAIMVTRASGSEDMGKQISRQMFASPKALAVAAGIMAIMGIVPGMPHVSFLSMAAMAGGGAYLFWKKQNAVKVQAQQEIARQQELLPSPARAQETKELGWDDVTPIDMIGLEVGYRLIPLVDRNQGGQLLARIKGVRKKLSQDLGFLMPTVHIRDNLDLAPSAYRLTLMGVILAEAEIYPDRELAINPGQVFGTLNGITAKDPAFGLEAVWIEVSQRSQAQSLGYTVVDASTVVATHLNQILYKHSHELIGHEEVQQLMGLLAKASPKLAEELVPGVLSLSQLLKVLQALLAEQVPVRDIRSIAEAIANNAAKSQDTAALVAAVRVGLSRAIVQSIVGIESELPVITLEPRLEQILLNSIQKAGQGQEEGVLLEPSMAEKLQRSLIEAAQRQEMQGQPVILLVAGPVRAMLSRFGRLAVPNLHVLAYQEIPDNKQVTIVATVGPNG from the coding sequence ATGCTCAGCACGGCCCGTGGCACCCTGACTGACCTGTCGCGGGGCAATCTGGGTGTGCCATTGTTGTTGCTGGTGATGCTGGCAATGATGATGTTGCCAATGCCGCCGTTCCTGCTCGACGTGTTTTTCACCTTCAACATCGCGCTGTCAGTGGTGGTGCTGCTGGTGTGTGTGTACGCCCTGCGGCCGCTGGATTTCGCGGTGTTCCCCACCATTCTGCTGGTGGCGACCCTGCTGCGCCTGGCGTTGAACGTGGCGTCCACCCGCGTGGTGATGCTGCACGGCCAGGACGGCCACGCCGCCGCCGGTAAGGTGATCCAGGCCTTCGGTGAAGTGGTGATCGGCGGTAACTACGTGGTCGGTATCGTGGTGTTCGCGATCCTGATGATCATCAACTTCGTGGTGGTGACCAAGGGTGCCGGGCGTATCTCCGAGGTGAGCGCGCGCTTTACCCTGGACGCGATGCCCGGTAAGCAGATGGCCATCGACGCCGACCTCAACGCCGGCCTGATCGACCAGAACCAGGCCAAGTCGCGCCGTGCCGAAGTCGCCCAGGAAGCCGAGTTCTACGGCTCCATGGACGGTGCGAGCAAATTCGTGCGCGGTGACGCCATCGCCGGCCTGCTGATTCTGTTCATCAACCTGATCGGCGGCATGGCGGTCGGTATCTTCCAGCACGGCATGACCTTCGGCGATGCGGGCAAGGTGTACGCCTTGCTGACCATCGGTGACGGTTTAGTGGCGCAATTGCCATCACTGTTGTTATCCACAGCCGCAGCCATCATGGTGACCCGTGCGTCGGGCTCCGAAGACATGGGCAAGCAGATCAGCCGCCAAATGTTCGCGTCCCCCAAGGCATTGGCGGTGGCGGCGGGCATCATGGCGATCATGGGCATCGTGCCGGGCATGCCCCACGTCTCGTTTCTGAGCATGGCGGCCATGGCTGGCGGCGGTGCCTACCTGTTCTGGAAAAAGCAGAATGCGGTCAAGGTCCAGGCCCAGCAGGAAATTGCCCGCCAGCAGGAACTGCTGCCGTCCCCGGCCCGCGCCCAGGAAACCAAGGAGCTGGGCTGGGATGACGTGACCCCGATCGACATGATCGGCCTGGAAGTCGGCTACCGCCTGATTCCGCTGGTGGACCGCAACCAGGGCGGCCAGTTGCTCGCGCGGATCAAGGGCGTGCGCAAGAAGCTGTCCCAGGACCTGGGCTTTCTGATGCCCACCGTGCACATTCGCGACAACCTCGACCTGGCCCCCAGCGCCTACCGCCTGACCCTGATGGGGGTGATCCTGGCCGAAGCGGAGATCTACCCGGACCGCGAACTGGCGATCAACCCAGGCCAGGTGTTCGGCACGCTCAACGGCATCACCGCCAAAGATCCGGCTTTTGGCCTGGAAGCGGTGTGGATCGAAGTCAGCCAGCGCAGCCAGGCGCAGTCCCTCGGTTATACCGTGGTCGACGCCAGCACCGTGGTCGCCACCCACCTCAACCAGATTCTCTACAAGCACTCCCACGAACTGATCGGCCACGAGGAAGTCCAGCAATTGATGGGTTTGCTGGCCAAAGCCTCGCCGAAACTGGCCGAAGAACTGGTGCCGGGCGTGCTCTCGCTGTCGCAGTTGCTCAAGGTGTTGCAAGCCTTGCTCGCCGAACAGGTGCCGGTCCGGGACATTCGCAGCATTGCCGAGGCCATCGCCAACAATGCCGCCAAGAGTCAAGATACTGCCGCGCTGGTGGCCGCGGTGCGCGTCGGTTTGTCCCGTGCAATCGTGCAAAGCATTGTAGGCATTGAGTCTGAGCTGCCTGTTATCACCTTGGAGCCAAGGTTGGAACAGATATTGCTCAATAGTATTCAGAAGGCAGGACAAGGCCAGGAAGAGGGCGTTCTGCTGGAGCCAAGCATGGCTGAAAAGCTGCAGCGTTCGTTGATCGAAGCCGCGCAGCGCCAGGAAATGCAGGGCCAGCCAGTGATTCTGCTGGTGGCCGGTCCGGTCCGCGCGATGTTGTCGCGCTTTGGACGCCTGGCAGTACCGAATTTGCACGTGTTGGCTTACCAGGAAATTCCTGACAATAAGCAAGTGACTATCGTCGCGACAGTAGGGCCCAACGGCT